In Rutidosis leptorrhynchoides isolate AG116_Rl617_1_P2 chromosome 2, CSIRO_AGI_Rlap_v1, whole genome shotgun sequence, one genomic interval encodes:
- the LOC139888428 gene encoding uncharacterized protein — protein sequence MHTDGACGPEGAGAGIILKSPEGEEYTFALRFSFPVTNNEAEYEALLSEMRVAKYLEVKELLVYVVVYVDSQLVANQFNGIFEAHDESMQKYMKLVQELAVDFDLFQITQVSRTLNKKADALSKLDALTFSHFKKEIWVEEVKIKSIDTGSVSAAVEEDEPNWMTPIVEFLNTGTFPIDSTEARKIKMKAAMYLLNKGILYRKSFLGPHLRCLNPTQAESIIREVHEGMCALYSGHKTVASKIMRLGYYWPSMYRDAAEFGIPNEIVCDNGTQFEGNPFSDWCQELNIKQTFTSVAHPQANGQCEATNQDIVLGIKARLGLCRKGWIDELPNVLWAHRTTPKSATNETPFSLVYGSEAVIPAEINVPTMRIASFDESSNSEELRENLNLVEECREMATIKEAINKQRIASYYNKRVQPLSF from the exons ATGCACACAGATGGGGCTTGTGGTCCGGAAGGCGCAGGGGCAGGAATAATCCTGAAAAGTCCAGAAGGAGAAGAATATACCTTCGCGCTGCGTTTTAGCTTCCCTGTAACTAATAACGAAGCAGAATATGAAGCATTGTTATCTGAAATGCGAGTAGCAAAATACTTGGAAGTAAAAGAGCTGTTAGTGTATGTTGTAGTGTATGTTGATTCACAGCTAGTTGCAAATCAATTCAACGGGATATTCGAAGCACATGATGAATCGATGCAAAAGTATATGAAACTTGTGCAAGAACTAGCGGTAGACTTTGATTTATTCCAGATAACGCAGGTTTCAAGAACATTGAATAAAAAGGCGGATGCGCTCAGTAAGCTGGATGCCTTAACATTCAGCCATTTCAAGAAAGAAATTTGGGTTGAGGAAGTGAAGATTAAATCTATTGATACAGGCAGTGTATCCGCCGCAGTCGAAGAAGATGAGCCAAATTGGATGACACCGATAGTGGAATTTTTGAACACTGGTACATTTCCGATAGATTCAACAGAGGCAAGAAAGATTAAAATGAAAGCAGCGATGTATTTGCTAAACAAAGGCATTCTGTACAGAAAGTCTTTTTTGGGGCCTCATTTGCGGTGTCTTAATCCAACTCAAGCAGAGTCAATTATACGAGAAGTGCATGAAGGAATGTGCGCTTTGTACTCAGGGCACAAAACAGTTGCGTCCAAAATAATGCGGCTCGGATACTATTGGCCATCAATGTACAGAGATGCCGCGGAG tttggaataccaaatgaaatagtGTGTGACAATGGTACACAATTCGAAGGTAACCCATTCAGCGATTGGTGTCAAGAGCTAAATATAAAACAAACCTTCACATCAGTTGCACATCCCCAGGCAAATGGCCAGTGTGAGGCAACAAATCAAGATATCGTGTTAGGTATCAAAGCAAGACTTGGGTTATGCCGAAAGGGTTGGATAGATGAACTACCAAACGTGTTGTGGGCACACCGCACGACCCCAAAAAGCGCGACTaatgaaacaccttttagtttggtgtaCGGGTCCGAGGCTGTAATACCCGCGGAGATAAATGTACCAACAATGCGCATAGCttccttcgatgaaagtagcaaTAGTGAGGAACTGCGTGAAAATCTAAATTTGGTTGAAGAATGCAGAGAAATGGCGAccataaaagaagcaatcaacaagcAAAGAATCGCAAGCTACTATAACAAGCGCGTACAACCATTATCTTTCTAA